A window of the Nitrospiria bacterium genome harbors these coding sequences:
- a CDS encoding mechanosensitive ion channel domain-containing protein → MNMNETISEIGSSITPLIQGILEKLPAIFSFFALILIGWILARILQASTSRVIGLMDQFVRTRSIKREGVPTEIERSVPSMMGKIVFWIILVFFFVAATETLGLSIVSNLLSGVANYLPNVLAAALIGFAGYIGGNLARDAIIRAMVSAGIEYGELLARLTQIAIFLVAFLIGIDQIGIQIESLVVLIAMVFGTVLGGMALGFGLGAKTVVGNLIASHYLTQTYQIGQTVRIGEIQGRVEELTPSAVILETPEGRVLIPAGEFSKKHSTLIAERG, encoded by the coding sequence ATGAATATGAACGAAACGATTTCAGAGATTGGATCATCCATTACCCCGTTGATTCAAGGGATCCTGGAAAAACTTCCTGCTATTTTCAGTTTTTTTGCATTAATCCTCATTGGGTGGATTTTGGCGAGAATTTTACAGGCTTCCACCTCCCGTGTGATTGGTTTAATGGACCAGTTTGTTCGAACCCGGTCCATTAAAAGAGAGGGTGTCCCTACCGAAATCGAACGTTCCGTACCCAGTATGATGGGCAAAATTGTTTTTTGGATCATTTTGGTTTTCTTTTTTGTGGCGGCCACCGAAACCCTTGGGTTATCCATTGTCTCCAACCTCTTGAGCGGGGTAGCGAATTATCTTCCCAATGTTTTGGCGGCAGCACTCATCGGGTTTGCGGGGTATATCGGAGGAAATCTTGCCAGAGATGCTATTATCCGGGCCATGGTTTCGGCGGGGATTGAGTATGGAGAACTCTTAGCCCGGTTGACTCAGATTGCCATTTTTCTAGTGGCCTTTTTGATTGGGATCGATCAAATCGGAATTCAAATCGAATCTCTAGTGGTTTTGATTGCCATGGTTTTTGGAACCGTTCTTGGGGGAATGGCCCTTGGCTTTGGTTTGGGGGCAAAAACGGTCGTGGGTAATTTAATTGCTTCTCATTATCTGACCCAAACTTACCAAATCGGGCAAACCGTTAGGATAGGTGAAATCCAAGGAAGAGTAGAGGAGTTGACCCCTTCCGCTGTGATATTGGAAACACCTGAAGGCCGGGTTTTGATTCCGGCTGGAGAGTTTAGTAAAAAACATTCCACACTGATTGCCGAGAGGGGTTAG
- a CDS encoding CBS domain-containing protein, which yields MKTEDYLSQQFLASHPGDGALLLQHFSIEELRGFFLEIKPSIASIVLEYMPPMMASEIIIGLDLECAGSILEKLSIPVAAGLFRRISTKHRISLLGVLPKKISFKIQAVLHYPSGTAGALMDPNVFAVPSHFNIREARFQMKRFSQDLLSYLYIVDSTQKLLGVMSIRELMVARPRDRVSSVMNFPVSTISGHASEGAILNHPGWRTFHKIPVTEKGGLLVGIIRYKTLRKLEGIYIGPPLEKTALEFTFRLGEVYWVGIAAMIQSLNGAMRRTGKSKN from the coding sequence ATGAAGACAGAGGATTATCTTTCCCAACAATTTCTTGCATCTCACCCTGGGGATGGCGCGCTTCTCCTCCAACATTTTTCTATTGAGGAATTAAGAGGTTTCTTTCTTGAAATAAAGCCTTCCATTGCTTCCATTGTCTTGGAATACATGCCACCGATGATGGCATCAGAAATAATAATCGGTCTAGATCTGGAATGTGCCGGTTCGATTTTGGAAAAACTGTCTATACCAGTGGCGGCGGGTCTTTTTCGAAGAATCAGCACGAAACATCGTATTTCTCTTCTAGGGGTTCTTCCAAAAAAAATTTCTTTTAAAATTCAAGCCGTTCTTCATTATCCTTCAGGTACCGCAGGGGCTCTGATGGACCCTAACGTTTTTGCGGTGCCGAGCCATTTTAACATCCGTGAGGCCCGATTTCAGATGAAGCGTTTTTCTCAGGATTTACTTTCCTATCTCTATATCGTTGATTCAACCCAGAAACTATTGGGGGTAATGAGTATCCGTGAATTAATGGTGGCCCGGCCCCGGGACAGGGTTTCCTCTGTGATGAATTTTCCTGTATCAACCATTTCAGGCCATGCCAGCGAAGGGGCGATTCTCAACCACCCAGGATGGAGGACCTTTCATAAAATACCGGTCACTGAAAAAGGCGGTCTTTTGGTGGGGATCATTCGCTATAAAACCCTTCGAAAACTGGAAGGGATTTACATCGGGCCTCCCCTGGAAAAAACAGCTCTCGAATTTACCTTTCGGTTGGGTGAGGTTTATTGGGTGGGAATAGCGGCCATGATCCAAAGTCTTAACGGTGCGATGAGAAGGACTGGCAAATCCAAAAATTAA
- a CDS encoding TerC family protein codes for MIWFAGPQAWIALATLTLLEIVLGIDNIIFISILAGKLPKHRQQKARRIGLVIAMLTRIGLLFTLSWFMHLTKPLFTLFTTDISLRDVVLIVGGLFLLGKSTLEIHEKLEGVEGQATFSTGATFTGVIIQIALLDIVFSLDSVITAIGLVDQLSIMVIAIVIAVLFMLAFSKMVGEFVDRHPTIKMLALSFLLLIGLALIAEGFDVHIPKGYIYFAMAFSVFVEMLNLKLRGQRVEPIHLRKSYVQENQEGADY; via the coding sequence ATGATTTGGTTTGCAGGTCCTCAAGCATGGATTGCCCTTGCCACACTGACCCTTTTGGAAATAGTCCTTGGAATTGATAATATAATTTTTATTTCCATTCTGGCGGGAAAACTTCCTAAACATCGGCAACAAAAGGCCCGGCGAATCGGCCTGGTTATTGCCATGCTGACCCGGATTGGGCTTTTATTTACACTCTCTTGGTTTATGCACCTCACCAAGCCCCTGTTTACCCTCTTTACCACGGATATTTCCTTGCGAGATGTGGTCCTGATTGTTGGAGGGCTGTTTCTTCTCGGTAAAAGCACCTTAGAAATTCATGAGAAATTAGAGGGGGTGGAGGGGCAAGCTACGTTTTCGACTGGAGCCACTTTTACCGGTGTGATTATTCAAATTGCATTACTGGACATTGTTTTTTCTCTGGATTCTGTGATCACCGCCATTGGGTTGGTGGATCAATTAAGCATTATGGTGATAGCCATTGTGATTGCGGTTTTGTTTATGCTTGCTTTTTCAAAAATGGTTGGGGAATTTGTGGATCGCCATCCCACCATTAAAATGCTGGCTTTGAGCTTTTTGCTTTTGATTGGGCTTGCTCTGATTGCGGAAGGGTTTGATGTTCATATCCCAAAGGGGTACATTTATTTTGCTATGGCTTTTTCGGTTTTTGTGGAAATGTTGAATCTAAAATTAAGGGGTCAGAGGGTGGAACCGATACACCTTCGGAAATCCTATGTTCAGGAAAACCAGGAGGGAGCGGATTATTAA